The proteins below come from a single Danio aesculapii chromosome 23, fDanAes4.1, whole genome shotgun sequence genomic window:
- the klhl21 gene encoding kelch-like protein 21 has translation MEKPVLQTQPSMLPFFDTAHAVNLLRGIHELRAERKFFDVTLCAEGKEFHCHRTVLAAASMYFRAMFAGTLRESVMDRVVLHEVSAELLGLLVDFCYTGRVTVTHDNVDLLLKTADLFQFPSVKEACCAFLEQRLDVSNCLEIQEFAEAYACRELAASARRFVLKNIVELAKSMDFERLSWKRLLEFVSDDGLCVDKEETAYQIAVRWVKADLQQRLHYWPELLHQVRLPFVRRFYLLAHVESDPLVYLSPACLRLVSEARSFQSYEYDRHDRPGHRMRPRPSTGLAEILVVVGGCDQDCDELVTVDCYNPQTGQWRYLAEFPDHLGGGYSIAALGNDIYVTGGSDGSRLYDCVWRYNSSVNEWTEVSPMLKAREYHSSCVLKGQLYVVGSDSTERYDHTIDCWEALPPMPHPMDNCSTTACRGRLYAIGSLTGEDTMAIQCYDAESNRWSLLNSGELPPWSFAPKSVTLNGLIYFVRDDSAEVDVYNPQKNEWDKISPMTQVHVGGSVSALGGRLYVSGGYDNTFELSDVVEVYDPSSRSWSPAGRLPQPTFWHGSVSIFRQFMPLVQSTFEPIDIPEANAIHLHRHHRNQALHNHNNNVNQNHNQEVNQVH, from the exons ATGGAGAAGCCAGTGTTACAAACACAGCCTTCTATGCTGCCCTTCTTCGACACAGCCCACGCCGTCAACTTACTCCGTGGGATCCATGAGCTCCGCGCAGAGCGCAAGTTCTTCGACGTCACTCTGTGTGCTGAAGGCAAGGAGTTCCATTGCCATCGGACTGTGCTAGCAGCTGCCAGCATGTACTTCCGTGCCATGTTCGCTGGGACTCTGCGAGAGAGCGTCATGGACCGTGTGGTGCTCCATGAAGTATCGGCGGAACTTTTGGGCCTCCTGGTGGACTTTTGCTATACTGGTCGTGTGACCGTCACGCATGACAATGTGGATCTCTTGCTCAAGACAGCAGATCTGTTCCAGTTCCCTTCCGTCAAAGAAGCCTGCTGTGCATTTCTGGAGCAGAGACTTGATGTTTCCAACTGCTTGGAGATCCAGGAGTTTGCAGAGGCTTACGCCTGTCGCGAGCTAGCAGCTAGCGCTCGCCGTTTTGTGTTGAAGAACATTGTGGAGCTGGCAAAGAGCATGGACTTTGAACGGTTGTCATGGAAGCGCCTGCTGGAGTTTGTGTCTGATGATGGACTATGTGTGGATAAGGAAGAAACGGCTTACCAGATTGCCGTGCGCTGGGTCAAAGCTGACTTGCAACAACGGTTGCATTACTGGCCTGAGTTGTTACATCAGGTACGACTACCATTTGTTCGCCGTTTCTACCTTCTGGCTCATGTGGAGAGCGATCCACTGGTCTACTTGTCACCAGCCTGTTTGCGGTTAGTCAGTGAGGCACGCAGTTTTCAGTCATATGAATATGACCGCCATGACCGTCCTGGTCATCGAATGCGCCCGCGTCCATCCACCGGCCTGGCTGAAATTCTGGTGGTAGTGGGAGGATGTGATCAAGACTGTGATGAACTTGTTACTGTGGACTGTTACAACCCAcagacaggacagtggagatacTTGGCTGAATTCCCAGACCACCTTGGAGGTGGCTACAGCATAGCCGCCCTGGGAAATGACATTTATGTGACAG GTGGCTCAGATGGATCACGTCTCTATGATTGTGTTTGGCGGTACAACTCCAGTGTGAATGAGTGGACAGAGGTCTCTCCTATGCTGAAAGCCAGAGAGTACCACAGCTCCTGCGTCCTGAAGGGTCAGCTCTATGTGGTCGGGTCTGACAGCACAGAACGTTATGATCATACCATTGACTGCTGGGAGGCTCTTCCGCCCATGCCTCATCCCATGGATAACTGTTCTACTACAGCATGTAGGGGACGGCTGTACGCCATTGGATCTTTAACAGGAGAGGACACGATGGCAATTCAGTGCTACGATGCTGAAAGCAACCGCTGGTCACTTCTCAACAGTGGCGAGCTGCCTCCATGGTCATTTGCCCCTAAATCCGTGACCCTTAATGGCTTGATCTACTTTGTAAG AGATGATTCGGCAGAAGTTGACGTCTACAACCCGCAGAAAAACGAATGGGACAAGATTAGTCCTATGACACAa GTTCATGTTGGTGGAAGTGTGTCAGCTCTGGGTGGTCGACTCTATGTGTCCGGTGGTTACGATAACACCTTTGAGCTGTCTGATGTGGTTGAGGTCTACGACCCCTCCTCCCGCTCATGGAGCCCGGCTGGCCGGCTCCCCCAGCCCACCTTCTGGCATGGAAGTGTGAGCATATTCCGGCAGTTCATGCCTCTTGTTCAGAGCACATTTGAACCCATCGACATACCTGAGGCCAACGCCATCCACCTCCACAGACACCACCGCAACCAGGCGCttcacaaccacaacaacaacgtCAATCAGAACCACAACCAAGAAGTCAATCAAGTGCACTGA